Proteins from a single region of Canis aureus isolate CA01 chromosome 26, VMU_Caureus_v.1.0, whole genome shotgun sequence:
- the LOC144298069 gene encoding tyrosine-protein phosphatase non-receptor type substrate 1-like isoform X3: protein MEPAGPAPGRLGPLLCLLFAASCAWTGVAGEAELQVIQPEKSVSVAAGETATLRCTLTSLIPVGKVVWFRGTGPGREMIFHFKGGHFPRVTNVSDSTKRNNTDFSIRISNITPADTGTYYCVKFQKGNPDVELKSGPGTLVTVSAKPSPPVVSGPTARATPQQTVNFTCKSHGFSPRNITLRWFKNGNELTASQTTVYPDEDNASYSISSTTKLVLAPGDVRSQVICEVAHVTLQGGPPLRGTANLSETLRVPPTLEVSQHPMAGDQVNVTCQVKKFYPQRLQLTWLENGNVSRTETPSVASNLLENKDGTFNWTSWLLVNSSTHREDVVFTCQVQHDGQPAVTKNHTLVASARQKDQETLKPEDNNDSRSIFIVVGVVCALLVALLIAALYLLRIRQKKAKGSTSSTRLHEPEKNTREITQAEIAVHLSIHPSIHPSIHPSIYPSIHSLIQH, encoded by the exons GTGTGGCAGGTGAGGCAGAGCTGCAGGTGATCCAGCCTGAGAAGTCAGTGTCTGTCGCGGCTGGAGAGACAGCCACTCTGCGCTGCACCCTGACCTCCCTGATCCCCGTTGGGAAGGTTGTGTGGTTCAGGGGGACAGGGCCAGGCCGGGAGATGATCTTCCATTTCAAAGGAGGCCACTTCCCCCGAGTAACAAATGTTTCAGACTCTACAAAGAGGAACAACACGGATTTTTCCATCCGCATCAGTAACATCACCCCAGCAGACACGGGAACCTACTACTGTGTGAAGTTCCAGAAAGGAAACCCCGATGTGGAGTTGAAGTCTGGACCAGGCACCCTGGTCACTGTGAGCG CCAAACCCTCTCCCCCCGTGGTGTCCGGCCCCACGGCCAGGGCCACGCCTCAGCAGACAGTGAACTTCACCTGCAAGTCGCACGGCTTCTCTCCCAGAAACATCACCCTGAGATGGTTCAAAAACGGGAATGAACTGACAGCCTCTCAGACCACTGTGTACCCAGACGAAGACAACGCTTCCTACAGCATCTCTAGCACAACCAAGCTGGTGCTGGCCCCGGGGGACGTTCGCTCCCAGGTCATCTGCGAGGTGGCCCACGTGACCCTGCAGGGGGGCCCTCCTCTTCGTGGGACTGCCAACTTGTCTGAGACCCTTCGAG TTCCGCCCACCTTGGAGGTTTCCCAGCACCCCATGGCAGGAGACCAGGTGAATGTCACTTGCCAAGTGAAGAAGTTCTACCCTCAGCGCCTACAGCTGACCTGGTTGGAGAATGGAAACGTGTCCCGAACAGAAACTCCCTCAGTGGCCTCCAACCTCCTAGAGAACAAGGATGGGACCTTTAACTGGACGAGCTGGCTCCTGGTGAATTCATCCACCCACAGGGAAGATGTGGTGTTCACCTGCCAGGTGCAGCATGACGGGCAGCCTGCAGTCACCAAAAACCATACCCTTGTGGCCTCTGCCCGCCAGAAGGACCAGGAAACACTTAAACCCGAGG ACAATAATGACAGCCGGAGTATCTTCATTGTGGTGGGCGTGGTTTGTGCCTTGCTGGTGGCTCTGCTGATCGCAGCCCTCTACCTCCTCCGAATCCGACAGAAGAAAG ccAAGGGCTCCACTTCTTCTACAAG GTTGCATGAGCCCGAGAAGAACACCAGAGAAATAACCCAG GCTGAAATTgctgtccatctgtccattcatccatccatccatccatccatccatccatccatctatccatccattcattcactcattcaacactGA
- the LOC144298069 gene encoding tyrosine-protein phosphatase non-receptor type substrate 1-like isoform X1, which yields MEPAGPAPGRLGPLLCLLFAASCAWTGVAGEAELQVIQPEKSVSVAAGETATLRCTLTSLIPVGKVVWFRGTGPGREMIFHFKGGHFPRVTNVSDSTKRNNTDFSIRISNITPADTGTYYCVKFQKGNPDVELKSGPGTLVTVSAKPSPPVVSGPTARATPQQTVNFTCKSHGFSPRNITLRWFKNGNELTASQTTVYPDEDNASYSISSTTKLVLAPGDVRSQVICEVAHVTLQGGPPLRGTANLSETLRVPPTLEVSQHPMAGDQVNVTCQVKKFYPQRLQLTWLENGNVSRTETPSVASNLLENKDGTFNWTSWLLVNSSTHREDVVFTCQVQHDGQPAVTKNHTLVASARQKDQETLKPEDNNDSRSIFIVVGVVCALLVALLIAALYLLRIRQKKAKGSTSSTRLHEPEKNTREITQVQSLIQDNNDITYADLNLPKGKKSAPRAAEPNNHTEYASIQTGPPSAPEDTLTYADLDMVHLNRAPKQTAPKPEPSYSEYASVQVQRK from the exons GTGTGGCAGGTGAGGCAGAGCTGCAGGTGATCCAGCCTGAGAAGTCAGTGTCTGTCGCGGCTGGAGAGACAGCCACTCTGCGCTGCACCCTGACCTCCCTGATCCCCGTTGGGAAGGTTGTGTGGTTCAGGGGGACAGGGCCAGGCCGGGAGATGATCTTCCATTTCAAAGGAGGCCACTTCCCCCGAGTAACAAATGTTTCAGACTCTACAAAGAGGAACAACACGGATTTTTCCATCCGCATCAGTAACATCACCCCAGCAGACACGGGAACCTACTACTGTGTGAAGTTCCAGAAAGGAAACCCCGATGTGGAGTTGAAGTCTGGACCAGGCACCCTGGTCACTGTGAGCG CCAAACCCTCTCCCCCCGTGGTGTCCGGCCCCACGGCCAGGGCCACGCCTCAGCAGACAGTGAACTTCACCTGCAAGTCGCACGGCTTCTCTCCCAGAAACATCACCCTGAGATGGTTCAAAAACGGGAATGAACTGACAGCCTCTCAGACCACTGTGTACCCAGACGAAGACAACGCTTCCTACAGCATCTCTAGCACAACCAAGCTGGTGCTGGCCCCGGGGGACGTTCGCTCCCAGGTCATCTGCGAGGTGGCCCACGTGACCCTGCAGGGGGGCCCTCCTCTTCGTGGGACTGCCAACTTGTCTGAGACCCTTCGAG TTCCGCCCACCTTGGAGGTTTCCCAGCACCCCATGGCAGGAGACCAGGTGAATGTCACTTGCCAAGTGAAGAAGTTCTACCCTCAGCGCCTACAGCTGACCTGGTTGGAGAATGGAAACGTGTCCCGAACAGAAACTCCCTCAGTGGCCTCCAACCTCCTAGAGAACAAGGATGGGACCTTTAACTGGACGAGCTGGCTCCTGGTGAATTCATCCACCCACAGGGAAGATGTGGTGTTCACCTGCCAGGTGCAGCATGACGGGCAGCCTGCAGTCACCAAAAACCATACCCTTGTGGCCTCTGCCCGCCAGAAGGACCAGGAAACACTTAAACCCGAGG ACAATAATGACAGCCGGAGTATCTTCATTGTGGTGGGCGTGGTTTGTGCCTTGCTGGTGGCTCTGCTGATCGCAGCCCTCTACCTCCTCCGAATCCGACAGAAGAAAG ccAAGGGCTCCACTTCTTCTACAAG GTTGCATGAGCCCGAGAAGAACACCAGAGAAATAACCCAGGTACAGTCCTTG ATCCAGGACAACAATGACATCACGTATGCAGACTTGAACCTGCCCAAGGGGAAGAAGTCTGCCCCCCGGGCCGCCGAGCCCAACAACCACACAGAGTATGCCAGCATTCAGACTGGCCCGCCGTCCGCGCCCGAGGACACCCTCACCTACGCCGACCTGGACATGGTCCACCTCAACCGGGCTCCCAAGCAGACGGCCCCCAAGCCCGAGCCATCCTACTCGGAGTACGCCAGCGTCCAGGTCCAGAGGAAGTGA
- the LOC144298069 gene encoding tyrosine-protein phosphatase non-receptor type substrate 1-like isoform X2 has translation MEPAGPAPGRLGPLLCLLFAASCAWTGVAGEAELQVIQPEKSVSVAAGETATLRCTLTSLIPVGKVVWFRGTGPGREMIFHFKGGHFPRVTNVSDSTKRNNTDFSIRISNITPADTGTYYCVKFQKGNPDVELKSGPGTLVTVSAKPSPPVVSGPTARATPQQTVNFTCKSHGFSPRNITLRWFKNGNELTASQTTVYPDEDNASYSISSTTKLVLAPGDVRSQVICEVAHVTLQGGPPLRGTANLSETLRVPPTLEVSQHPMAGDQVNVTCQVKKFYPQRLQLTWLENGNVSRTETPSVASNLLENKDGTFNWTSWLLVNSSTHREDVVFTCQVQHDGQPAVTKNHTLVASARQKDQETLKPEDNNDSRSIFIVVGVVCALLVALLIAALYLLRIRQKKAKGSTSSTRLHEPEKNTREITQIQDNNDITYADLNLPKGKKSAPRAAEPNNHTEYASIQTGPPSAPEDTLTYADLDMVHLNRAPKQTAPKPEPSYSEYASVQVQRK, from the exons GTGTGGCAGGTGAGGCAGAGCTGCAGGTGATCCAGCCTGAGAAGTCAGTGTCTGTCGCGGCTGGAGAGACAGCCACTCTGCGCTGCACCCTGACCTCCCTGATCCCCGTTGGGAAGGTTGTGTGGTTCAGGGGGACAGGGCCAGGCCGGGAGATGATCTTCCATTTCAAAGGAGGCCACTTCCCCCGAGTAACAAATGTTTCAGACTCTACAAAGAGGAACAACACGGATTTTTCCATCCGCATCAGTAACATCACCCCAGCAGACACGGGAACCTACTACTGTGTGAAGTTCCAGAAAGGAAACCCCGATGTGGAGTTGAAGTCTGGACCAGGCACCCTGGTCACTGTGAGCG CCAAACCCTCTCCCCCCGTGGTGTCCGGCCCCACGGCCAGGGCCACGCCTCAGCAGACAGTGAACTTCACCTGCAAGTCGCACGGCTTCTCTCCCAGAAACATCACCCTGAGATGGTTCAAAAACGGGAATGAACTGACAGCCTCTCAGACCACTGTGTACCCAGACGAAGACAACGCTTCCTACAGCATCTCTAGCACAACCAAGCTGGTGCTGGCCCCGGGGGACGTTCGCTCCCAGGTCATCTGCGAGGTGGCCCACGTGACCCTGCAGGGGGGCCCTCCTCTTCGTGGGACTGCCAACTTGTCTGAGACCCTTCGAG TTCCGCCCACCTTGGAGGTTTCCCAGCACCCCATGGCAGGAGACCAGGTGAATGTCACTTGCCAAGTGAAGAAGTTCTACCCTCAGCGCCTACAGCTGACCTGGTTGGAGAATGGAAACGTGTCCCGAACAGAAACTCCCTCAGTGGCCTCCAACCTCCTAGAGAACAAGGATGGGACCTTTAACTGGACGAGCTGGCTCCTGGTGAATTCATCCACCCACAGGGAAGATGTGGTGTTCACCTGCCAGGTGCAGCATGACGGGCAGCCTGCAGTCACCAAAAACCATACCCTTGTGGCCTCTGCCCGCCAGAAGGACCAGGAAACACTTAAACCCGAGG ACAATAATGACAGCCGGAGTATCTTCATTGTGGTGGGCGTGGTTTGTGCCTTGCTGGTGGCTCTGCTGATCGCAGCCCTCTACCTCCTCCGAATCCGACAGAAGAAAG ccAAGGGCTCCACTTCTTCTACAAG GTTGCATGAGCCCGAGAAGAACACCAGAGAAATAACCCAG ATCCAGGACAACAATGACATCACGTATGCAGACTTGAACCTGCCCAAGGGGAAGAAGTCTGCCCCCCGGGCCGCCGAGCCCAACAACCACACAGAGTATGCCAGCATTCAGACTGGCCCGCCGTCCGCGCCCGAGGACACCCTCACCTACGCCGACCTGGACATGGTCCACCTCAACCGGGCTCCCAAGCAGACGGCCCCCAAGCCCGAGCCATCCTACTCGGAGTACGCCAGCGTCCAGGTCCAGAGGAAGTGA